The proteins below are encoded in one region of Desulfotomaculum sp.:
- the pstA gene encoding phosphate ABC transporter permease PtsA encodes MFRISKGENAAGHAACWLSGLLTLFLLLFIVIFLVLKGIHVISWDFITTNPKPSLDQNLTGGIFTPIIGTFLLVALGTLFALPWALATAIYLAEYSGGNLWVGPIRTGIDILSGVPTIVFAIFGLAIFTNPHLSLFSTMVEGVANAKAFGRSFMVSSITMAMMVLPFIIKSIEEAITAVPSAYREAAYGMGISKWRTIRKIVLPSATSGIITGVVLGIGRIAGDTAIVWLCLGGSMTLTGTQPWWQPQNWLATLQNTGSTLTTYIFYSSPAGEGNSPDKAFGAGLILIVIIFALNSLVDYWGRYRTLREE; translated from the coding sequence GTGTTTCGGATAAGTAAAGGAGAAAATGCGGCAGGCCATGCAGCCTGCTGGTTATCCGGTTTGCTTACCTTATTTCTTTTGTTGTTTATAGTAATATTTCTTGTTCTAAAAGGAATTCATGTTATAAGCTGGGATTTCATAACGACTAATCCCAAACCGAGTTTGGACCAGAATCTCACCGGAGGAATTTTTACTCCCATTATAGGCACCTTTTTACTGGTCGCCCTGGGAACCTTGTTTGCCCTGCCGTGGGCCTTGGCTACGGCGATTTATCTGGCTGAATACTCTGGAGGAAATTTATGGGTAGGACCTATTCGGACGGGTATAGATATTTTATCAGGGGTACCGACTATTGTTTTCGCTATTTTCGGCCTGGCCATTTTCACTAATCCGCATCTTTCATTATTCAGCACGATGGTTGAAGGTGTCGCAAACGCCAAGGCTTTTGGCCGCAGCTTTATGGTCAGCTCCATAACTATGGCGATGATGGTGCTGCCTTTTATTATCAAATCTATTGAAGAGGCTATCACGGCCGTACCTTCCGCTTATCGGGAGGCCGCTTACGGGATGGGAATCAGCAAATGGAGAACGATAAGAAAAATAGTTTTGCCGTCTGCCACATCTGGAATAATCACCGGCGTTGTTTTAGGCATAGGCAGAATTGCCGGAGATACGGCAATTGTGTGGCTCTGCCTCGGTGGAAGCATGACTTTAACAGGTACCCAGCCCTGGTGGCAACCGCAGAACTGGCTAGCCACACTGCAAAATACGGGCAGTACGCTGACTACTTATATTTTTTATTCCTCACCCGCCGGTGAAGGAAACTCACCGGATAAGGCCTTTGGCGCAGGTTTGATTTTGATCGTAATTATATTTGCCTTGAATTCTCTGGTTGACTATTGGGGCCGGTACAGAACCTTAAGGGAGGAATAA
- a CDS encoding glycosyl transferase family 2 translates to MDSRVSLCMIVKNEAQNIKRCLDSAAGAVDEIIVIDTGSTDNTGQIAAEYGALVQSFLWNENFSDARNASLDLATGNWVLFLDADEELTQSSREALRRVIDDNAVEGYFVKIINYLGNDGWSESCPDLVFRLFRNRRDYRFRGAIHEQIAGVILEKNNQASYRIAEEIEIIHYGYLDKQIGEKDKKNRNINIIQKELLQDPENRLLRYHYGVELFRAEKYEEAAVELIQAANGIDPNTIYLPKLFRYIVMSCQSAKQPEKALDTALLGLRFFPDYADLYYYAGLLFLELKQYNKAREFFQNAVSMPAQPSLYASFGGVRGFRSYYHLGQIAETFLDYEDALKNYISSLRDNPNFTPALESMVKILKPRENPEYTKESLEKVFEFCTPEANQIMGGIYFRHGAYQLALEYFESAAANGASSPEIQLCKAICLIQERRRLEALRTINKFSRESHLYPLAKINELLCFWLQDKKKKVRSLFAELQALGLVADTEKVLSLFLAIPGKQKKHCAVTLGQDGMSLLLDVITRLLDMEEINKVEQLLSEISAENLAEYSLAIARRLYDFGYKEMAEALLREHISGNQNAEPHFLLAEICQEAGKNIEAEQYYRRALELDPDVPQYYIRLLNLYESSRKRILQEAMAKYPGADIFKKLSGEAPAD, encoded by the coding sequence ATGGATTCAAGAGTCAGCTTGTGTATGATTGTCAAGAATGAGGCGCAGAACATTAAAAGGTGCCTTGACAGCGCAGCCGGCGCTGTCGACGAAATAATTGTTATCGATACGGGTTCCACTGACAATACCGGTCAGATAGCTGCTGAATACGGCGCGCTGGTCCAATCGTTTCTCTGGAACGAAAACTTCAGCGACGCCCGCAACGCTTCCCTTGATTTGGCTACCGGAAACTGGGTCCTATTTCTGGATGCGGATGAGGAATTAACGCAAAGCAGCAGAGAAGCGCTGAGGAGAGTTATTGACGACAACGCTGTGGAAGGTTATTTTGTCAAAATAATCAATTACCTTGGCAACGACGGGTGGAGCGAAAGCTGTCCGGACCTGGTTTTTCGCCTCTTTCGAAACAGGCGGGATTACAGGTTCCGCGGGGCGATTCACGAGCAGATTGCCGGTGTAATCCTGGAAAAAAATAATCAGGCGTCCTACCGGATAGCTGAGGAAATTGAAATAATCCATTACGGTTATTTAGACAAGCAGATCGGAGAAAAAGATAAGAAGAACAGGAACATTAATATTATTCAAAAAGAACTGCTGCAAGATCCTGAAAACCGGCTGCTAAGGTATCATTACGGAGTAGAGCTTTTCCGCGCCGAAAAATACGAGGAAGCGGCCGTAGAACTGATCCAGGCCGCAAACGGCATCGATCCAAACACAATATATTTGCCCAAGCTGTTCCGTTATATCGTCATGTCCTGCCAATCAGCCAAACAGCCGGAAAAAGCGCTCGACACCGCCCTGCTCGGCCTTCGGTTTTTCCCCGATTATGCGGATCTGTATTATTACGCCGGGCTGCTGTTTCTGGAATTGAAACAGTATAATAAAGCCCGTGAATTTTTCCAAAACGCCGTTTCAATGCCGGCGCAGCCTTCCCTTTACGCTTCCTTTGGCGGCGTGAGAGGATTCAGGTCATATTACCACCTGGGTCAAATCGCGGAAACTTTTTTAGACTACGAGGATGCGCTAAAGAACTATATTTCAAGTCTGCGGGACAACCCGAATTTTACTCCCGCCCTGGAAAGTATGGTAAAAATACTTAAACCCCGTGAAAATCCTGAATACACGAAAGAAAGTCTGGAAAAAGTATTTGAATTCTGCACACCTGAGGCTAATCAAATCATGGGGGGAATATACTTCCGGCACGGGGCTTATCAACTGGCCCTGGAATATTTTGAAAGCGCCGCGGCAAACGGCGCTTCTTCCCCTGAAATACAATTATGTAAAGCCATCTGCCTAATCCAGGAACGAAGGCGCCTGGAAGCGTTAAGAACCATTAATAAGTTTAGCCGGGAGAGCCACCTTTATCCACTGGCAAAGATAAATGAATTATTATGTTTCTGGCTGCAGGACAAAAAGAAGAAAGTGCGCTCTCTTTTTGCAGAACTGCAGGCTCTAGGCCTGGTCGCGGATACAGAAAAGGTACTGAGTCTTTTTTTAGCCATCCCCGGCAAACAGAAAAAACATTGTGCAGTTACCCTGGGACAGGATGGGATGTCCCTCTTGCTGGACGTAATAACCAGACTGCTCGATATGGAAGAGATTAATAAGGTTGAACAGCTTCTGTCCGAGATTAGCGCAGAAAACCTGGCAGAGTACAGTTTGGCAATCGCCCGGCGCCTTTATGACTTCGGTTATAAGGAAATGGCGGAGGCGCTTTTAAGGGAGCATATCTCCGGGAACCAGAACGCGGAGCCGCATTTCCTCCTTGCGGAGATCTGTCAGGAGGCCGGGAAAAACATTGAGGCCGAACAGTATTATCGCCGTGCGCTGGAACTGGACCCGGACGTGCCGCAGTATTATATCAGGCTGCTGAATCTATATGAAAGCTCCCGTAAAAGAATCTTGCAGGAAGCTATGGCCAAATACCCCGGCGCCGATATTTTTAAGAAGCTATCCGGGGAGGCGCCGGCAGATTGA
- the pstB gene encoding phosphate ABC transporter ATP-binding protein yields MENNGCKIKVKNLSVWYKSFQALREVNMEIYPQSITGLIGPSGCGKSTFLRCMNRLNDLVASFRLEGNIDIDDYNIYKPETDVVMIRRKVGMVFQQPNPFPMSIFDNVAFGVREHNPKIKKRELEDIVIDSLKRANLWDEVKDKLNVSGLSLSGGQQQRLCIARVLAVSPEIILLDEPCSALDPVSTAKIEELLFQLKNSYTVLVVTHNLGQARRISDYLGFFLNGNLVEYGKAADLVVKPSEKSTEDYLAGNFG; encoded by the coding sequence ATGGAAAATAACGGATGTAAAATAAAGGTTAAAAACCTGTCGGTCTGGTACAAATCATTTCAAGCTTTAAGAGAAGTTAATATGGAGATTTACCCGCAATCAATTACAGGATTGATTGGACCTTCGGGATGCGGCAAGAGCACGTTTTTGAGATGCATGAACAGGCTGAATGACCTGGTCGCTTCCTTCAGACTGGAAGGAAATATAGATATAGACGATTACAATATATACAAGCCGGAAACTGATGTGGTCATGATCCGCCGCAAAGTCGGCATGGTTTTTCAGCAGCCAAATCCTTTTCCCATGTCTATCTTCGACAATGTCGCCTTCGGGGTGCGTGAACATAACCCTAAAATTAAAAAAAGAGAACTGGAAGATATAGTGATAGACAGTTTAAAACGGGCTAATCTCTGGGATGAGGTAAAAGACAAGCTGAATGTGTCCGGTTTGAGTCTCTCCGGCGGGCAGCAGCAACGTTTATGCATCGCCAGGGTGCTGGCCGTCTCTCCGGAAATAATTTTGCTTGACGAACCCTGCAGCGCTCTTGATCCGGTTTCCACGGCAAAGATTGAAGAACTTCTTTTTCAGTTGAAGAATTCATATACGGTACTGGTTGTCACCCACAACCTCGGACAAGCGAGAAGAATTTCCGATTACCTTGGTTTTTTTCTTAACGGAAACCTGGTTGAATACGGAAAAGCCGCTGATCTGGTTGTTAAACCCAGTGAAAAGTCAACTGAAGATTACCTTGCAGGTAATTTTGGCTAG
- the pstC gene encoding phosphate ABC transporter permease subunit PstC yields the protein MELENVSVIIPEKAPSATGFFTRPRKPFKERIIERILLLLTVLSSILIFFVMFFVISKAIPVLKASGFSFVFSGGWDENFLNAWQTSGEQSAWRFGALPLIAGTVLTTSGALAFCLTFGLGCAIFLAEMCPAWLKKPLESTVRLLAAIPSVIYGLIGLMIVVPFLSKHLISNELSLKMIKICALDGTSLLAGIIVLSMMIGPIFIAMASDAIKSAPKKYKEASLALGLSHWRTIVKIILPAARNGIVAGAILAAGRAIGEAIALSMVTGSVANLPNPSHGLVFFLEPVRTLASTIVDNAEGMSVASCESALFACGSFLLLSCVLLSSFSRIFSGKLRPGGVSDK from the coding sequence ATGGAACTGGAAAATGTTTCCGTGATAATTCCGGAAAAGGCGCCTTCTGCAACAGGCTTCTTTACTAGACCAAGGAAGCCGTTTAAAGAGAGAATTATCGAAAGAATACTTTTACTGCTGACTGTTCTTAGCAGCATTCTCATATTCTTTGTCATGTTTTTCGTGATCAGCAAAGCTATTCCCGTATTGAAGGCCAGCGGCTTTAGTTTTGTTTTTTCCGGGGGTTGGGATGAAAATTTCTTAAATGCGTGGCAGACCAGCGGTGAACAATCCGCGTGGAGATTCGGAGCTTTGCCTCTAATTGCGGGAACGGTTTTAACCACTTCCGGGGCTTTGGCTTTTTGTCTGACGTTTGGCCTGGGTTGTGCAATTTTCCTTGCAGAAATGTGTCCGGCCTGGCTGAAAAAGCCATTAGAATCTACAGTCAGGCTGTTAGCTGCCATTCCTTCCGTAATTTACGGTTTGATCGGTTTAATGATCGTAGTGCCTTTTTTATCCAAACACCTGATCAGCAATGAACTTTCCTTGAAAATGATCAAAATTTGCGCCCTGGATGGAACAAGCCTTTTGGCTGGAATAATTGTGCTCAGTATGATGATCGGACCAATTTTTATCGCCATGGCCAGCGACGCGATTAAATCTGCGCCGAAAAAATATAAGGAAGCTTCCCTGGCGTTAGGATTATCCCACTGGCGAACAATAGTGAAAATAATACTTCCGGCGGCTCGTAACGGTATTGTTGCCGGCGCCATACTGGCCGCAGGCAGAGCCATTGGTGAAGCGATTGCTCTTTCTATGGTCACCGGCAGCGTGGCCAACCTGCCTAATCCGTCCCACGGGCTGGTTTTCTTTCTGGAGCCTGTCCGTACACTGGCTTCTACTATTGTAGACAACGCTGAAGGTATGAGTGTCGCATCCTGCGAATCAGCCCTGTTTGCCTGCGGTTCTTTCCTTCTTCTGTCATGTGTGCTGTTGAGTTCTTTTTCCAGAATCTTTTCAGGAAAGCTGCGGCCGGGGGGTGTTTCGGATAAGTAA
- a CDS encoding phosphate-binding protein, translated as MKKRLLVVSLVTVLTLLCVQLAFAAGTISVQVNGKVLSMDSEPFVKQGKVLVPMRAIFETLGASVKWDDKAQKVTAKKGSTEIVLWMGKKEAKVGSKTVNLDVPAAVSNGRTVVPLRFVAESLGAKVDWVSSKNLVVVTTGGGGAAAAELSGSLKMSGSTSVQPLAEELTQAFMKENPKVQITVTGGGSGVGIKDAADGKVNIGNVSRDLKDSDPKGLVTTTIAKDAIVIVVNSKNPADKLTTDQVKKIYTGAITNWKDIGGKNAPIIVNSRTAPSGTFDFFKEKFLGEDNVIATAKQHASNGLVRQAVAGNENAIGFISMGFLDSSVKAPTLDGVKPTLENAKNGTYKVIRPFVMVTKGAPTGLAKSFLDFVLSSEGQSIVKKEYISIQ; from the coding sequence ATGAAAAAACGCTTACTGGTTGTTTCTTTAGTTACAGTTCTGACATTGTTATGCGTTCAACTTGCCTTTGCTGCGGGAACTATTTCCGTGCAGGTAAACGGTAAGGTATTATCTATGGATTCGGAACCATTTGTTAAACAGGGTAAGGTTCTTGTACCTATGAGGGCAATTTTCGAAACCCTCGGTGCTTCCGTTAAATGGGATGATAAGGCGCAAAAAGTAACCGCCAAGAAAGGCAGCACAGAAATAGTTTTATGGATGGGCAAGAAAGAAGCAAAGGTGGGCAGTAAGACTGTAAATCTGGATGTACCTGCTGCAGTAAGCAACGGGCGTACTGTTGTCCCTTTAAGATTCGTAGCCGAGTCTCTTGGCGCTAAAGTTGACTGGGTAAGCAGCAAGAACCTGGTTGTTGTCACCACCGGCGGGGGCGGCGCCGCTGCCGCAGAGCTCAGTGGTTCTTTAAAAATGAGCGGTTCGACATCTGTGCAGCCTCTGGCCGAAGAACTGACGCAGGCTTTCATGAAAGAAAATCCCAAAGTGCAAATTACAGTGACCGGCGGTGGTTCCGGTGTAGGTATTAAAGATGCGGCGGACGGCAAGGTAAATATAGGCAACGTTTCGCGTGATCTGAAAGATAGCGATCCCAAGGGCCTTGTAACTACGACCATTGCCAAGGACGCCATTGTAATCGTTGTCAACTCGAAAAATCCGGCTGACAAGCTGACCACAGATCAGGTCAAAAAAATTTATACGGGAGCAATTACCAACTGGAAAGATATCGGCGGTAAAAATGCTCCGATTATAGTTAATTCCCGGACTGCCCCTTCCGGCACTTTTGATTTCTTCAAAGAAAAGTTTTTAGGTGAAGACAATGTTATCGCTACTGCCAAACAGCACGCATCAAACGGTTTGGTCCGCCAGGCTGTGGCCGGAAACGAAAACGCCATCGGATTCATCTCCATGGGCTTTTTAGATTCGAGCGTCAAGGCGCCAACTTTGGACGGTGTTAAACCTACCCTGGAAAATGCCAAGAACGGCACATACAAGGTAATCCGCCCCTTCGTTATGGTGACAAAAGGCGCTCCGACAGGACTGGCCAAGTCTTTCCTTGATTTTGTTTTATCTTCAGAGGGACAGAGTATTGTTAAAAAAGAATATATTTCCATTCAATAG
- a CDS encoding iron-sulfur protein, with the protein MRILVLNGSARKNGTVANLLKEIANGASNKYEVEWIDVHELKIRPCTACMKCRTDRECILPQDDGHVTGRKIRDADGLIVGTPTHWGNMSAQLKLLFDRNVPIFMGEKPNGMPFQRQKGKPAVIVTACTTPWPFNFIAGQSRGAIRAVNEVLHYGGYKLLCKIVKSGTKVKPDISKNLLRKANILGSKF; encoded by the coding sequence ATGCGTATATTGGTGTTAAACGGCAGCGCACGCAAAAATGGAACAGTTGCCAATCTTCTTAAAGAAATTGCAAACGGTGCGTCTAATAAGTATGAGGTTGAATGGATTGATGTACACGAACTTAAAATCAGGCCATGTACCGCATGCATGAAGTGTCGAACAGACCGGGAATGCATCTTGCCGCAAGACGACGGTCACGTAACAGGACGTAAAATAAGGGATGCTGATGGTCTTATTGTGGGCACTCCAACTCACTGGGGAAATATGAGTGCGCAACTTAAGCTTTTATTTGACAGGAACGTGCCAATTTTTATGGGAGAAAAGCCTAATGGAATGCCCTTCCAACGCCAAAAGGGAAAGCCAGCGGTTATAGTAACTGCCTGTACCACGCCATGGCCGTTCAACTTTATCGCAGGCCAAAGTAGAGGGGCAATTAGAGCAGTTAATGAAGTATTGCATTATGGGGGATATAAACTATTGTGTAAGATTGTTAAATCTGGTACTAAGGTAAAGCCAGATATCTCCAAGAATTTATTAAGGAAGGCCAATATTCTTGGGAGCAAATTCTAA